In Marinobacter sp. LQ44, the following are encoded in one genomic region:
- the ltrA gene encoding group II intron reverse transcriptase/maturase, protein MRKYYSLYGQLLSKQRLYEAFRHIKRNKGAAGIDGQSLSGFEANLEVELSCLLLELKEKRYRAQPVRRVAIAKDDGGERLLGIPTVRDRVVQQALRRIIEPIFEPDFHPSSYGYRPGRSGHHAIGKAELFIRRYRRDWVVDMDLSKCFDTLNHDLIIRQFRQRITDGSVLSLLRQFLESGVMVGYHLEETELGSPQGGVISPLIANAYLDAFDQFMKARGHRIVRYADDILILCGSRAGAENALRVAQRYLEEELKLTVNVTKTHIAHSDEGVKFLGVVIYTNYTRIQDKKVVKLKQKLKALTKRNRGIGLAAIIRELNPVLRGFANYFRVANCARVLKQVMSWLRRRLRCIQLKQWKKPSRLHRRLKQLGYQPPFRHIKMQSWRNAASPLASLALPNTYLHNDLKLIDLAKVKTGITVPEFGVS, encoded by the coding sequence ATGAGGAAATACTACAGTCTGTACGGGCAATTGCTGTCAAAACAGCGCCTGTATGAAGCCTTCAGACACATCAAACGCAACAAGGGCGCGGCCGGAATCGATGGGCAGAGCCTGAGTGGGTTTGAGGCGAATCTGGAGGTGGAGCTGTCGTGCCTGTTGCTCGAGCTGAAGGAAAAGCGCTATCGGGCGCAGCCAGTCAGACGCGTAGCCATCGCCAAGGATGACGGCGGTGAGCGTCTGCTGGGCATTCCGACGGTTCGGGACCGGGTTGTGCAACAGGCGCTGCGCCGTATTATCGAACCGATCTTCGAGCCGGATTTCCACCCGTCGAGTTACGGGTATCGTCCGGGACGCAGTGGTCACCACGCCATCGGCAAGGCGGAGTTGTTTATCCGCCGATACCGGCGTGACTGGGTTGTGGACATGGACCTGTCGAAATGCTTCGACACGCTCAACCATGACCTGATCATCCGCCAGTTCCGCCAACGGATCACGGACGGCAGTGTCCTGTCACTGCTGCGCCAGTTCCTGGAAAGTGGCGTGATGGTGGGATACCACCTCGAAGAGACGGAACTGGGAAGCCCTCAGGGTGGCGTGATCAGTCCGCTGATCGCAAACGCCTACCTGGACGCCTTCGACCAGTTCATGAAAGCGCGGGGGCACCGGATCGTCCGCTACGCGGACGACATCCTGATCCTGTGCGGCTCACGAGCGGGCGCGGAGAATGCGTTACGGGTGGCCCAACGCTATCTGGAAGAAGAGCTGAAGCTGACGGTGAACGTCACCAAGACCCACATCGCCCACAGCGATGAGGGGGTAAAGTTCCTGGGCGTGGTGATCTACACGAACTACACCCGCATCCAGGACAAGAAGGTGGTGAAACTCAAGCAGAAGCTGAAAGCGCTGACAAAGCGTAACCGGGGCATCGGGCTTGCGGCGATTATCCGCGAGCTGAATCCGGTGCTACGGGGCTTTGCCAACTACTTCCGGGTGGCGAACTGCGCGAGGGTGCTGAAGCAGGTGATGAGTTGGTTAAGGCGGCGCCTGCGCTGCATCCAGCTCAAGCAGTGGAAAAAGCCGAGTCGGCTGCATCGGAGGCTGAAACAGCTAGGTTACCAACCCCCGTTCCGGCATATCAAGATGCAAAGCTGGCGCAACGCGGCGTCCCCACTGGCCAGTCTGGCCCTGCCCAACACCTACCTGCACAATGACCTGAAGTTGATAGATCTTGCGAAGGTTAAAACCGGCATCACTGTCCCCGAGTTCGGGGTAAGTTAA